A stretch of the Corylus avellana chromosome ca6, CavTom2PMs-1.0 genome encodes the following:
- the LOC132184797 gene encoding uncharacterized protein LOC132184797, with product MSLETFFGEAQTSELFNTWWLPEFVWYETTCSARGPVGSGASSATYQNVQTVAIAQPLRGPLRYRYFNCLASGNKIPDWFNYYKKASNSNSCEIDIDEAADMFGEFTIIAYSAVVGVEDVEEDDDVSHEISVYIITRGVESYRHSAPMFRSAVWLHFRVPKYSFKLGSVDHVRVKFEVAERVRLKSCGFHLVRMCSENAIDLIDGIQRKRRPRDDGDGNLE from the exons ATGTCGTTGGAAACATTTTTCGGAGAAGCACAAACATCTGAATTATTTAATACATGGTGGTTACCAGAGTTTGTATGGTATGAAACAACTTGTTCGGCACGAGGCCCAGTGGGCAGTGGTGCTTCTTCTGCAACCTATCAGAATGTGCAAACTGTGGCAATAGCTCAGCCATTGAGG GGACCTCTTCGGTATCGTTACTTTAACTGTTTAGCTTCGGGAAATAAGATTCCAGATTGGTTCAACTATTATAAAAAGGCTTCAAATAGTAATTCATGTGAAATAGATATTGATGAGGCTGCAGATATGTTTGGGGAGTTCACAATAATTGCTTACTCTGCTGTTGTTGGAGTAGAGGAtgtagaagaagatgatgatgttTCACATGAAATTAGTGTTTACATCATCACTCGTGGTGTAGAAAGCTATCGTCATTCTGCACCGATGTTTAGATCGGCTGTATGGCTGCATTTCCGTGTtccaaaatattcttttaagCTTGGAAGTGTTGATCATGTGCGAGTTAAATTTGAAGTTGCAGAGCGAGTGCGCTTGAAAAGTTGCGGATTCCATCTGGTACGTATGTGTAGCGAGAATGCGATTGATTTAATAGATGGAATTCAACGGAAAAGGAGACCCCGTGATGATGGTGATGGAAACTTGGAATGA